The Nicotiana tabacum cultivar K326 chromosome 14, ASM71507v2, whole genome shotgun sequence genome contains a region encoding:
- the LOC142168881 gene encoding uncharacterized protein LOC142168881: protein MVAADEAKGGLFFLYGYGGTGKTFIWKTLSSGIRSQRDIVLIVASSRIASLLLPGGRIVHSTLAIPLNSTEDSICNIKQGSPLAKLIVKATLIIWDEAPMIHRYCFEDLDQMLRDILRFKDASSLDRPFEGKTIILGGDFRQNFPVITKGTQQDIVNATLNSLYLWLHYEILKLTRNVRFYRNQLGIHLDELKKISDWILAIGNRRIGGSVDGIEKV from the coding sequence ATGGTAGCAGCGGATGAGGCGAAAGGTGGATTGTTCTTTTTATATGGTTATGGAGGAACTGGCAAGACATTTATTTGGAAGACTCTATCTTCAGGTATACGATCTCAAAGAGATATTGTGTTAATTGTTGCATCAAGTAGGATTGCATCTCTTTTGTTACCGGGAGGTCGAATAGTGCATTCGACATTGGCAATTCCTCTTAATTCAACTGAAGATTCAATATGCAATATAAAGCAAGGTAGTCCTCTAGCAAAATTGATCGTCAAGGCAACGTTGATTATTTGGGATGAGGCACCGATGATTCATAGATACTGTTTCGAAGATCTTGATCAAATGCTTAGAGATATTCTTAGATTTAAAGACGCATCCAGTCTAGATCGACCATTTGAAGGTAAAACCATTATTCTTGGTGGTGACTTCAGACAAAATTTTCCAGTCATTACAAAAGGTACTCAGCAAGATATTGTTAATGCTACTCTAAACTCTTTATATTTATGGCTCCACTATGAAATCTTAAAACTAACAAGGAATGTGAGATTTTACAGAAATCAGTTAGGGATACATTTAGATGAGTTAAAAAAAATTTCAGATTGGATTTTAGCAATTGGTAACAGAAGAATTGGAGGTTCTGTTGATGGCATTGAAAAGGTCTGA